Below is a genomic region from Aurantimonas sp. HBX-1.
CATGGCCTGCCCTTCAAGATGCGGTTCCACCGCTCCAAGCTCTATGTCTCGGTCATACCGGTGCTCGGCCTCGGTGCGATCATCGGCGTTCTGGCGGCGATCATGGGCGTTGGCGGCGGCTTCATCATGGTGCCGGCGATGATCTACCTGCTGCGCGTGCCGACCAACGTCGTCATCGGGACTTCGCTGTTCCAGATCATCTTCACCGCCGCAGTCACCACCGTCCTGCAGGCGGCGACGAACCACACGATCGACATCGTGCTGGCCTTCCTGCTGATGCTGGGCGGGGTCGTCGGCGCGCAGTTCGGGGCCGAGGCCGGACGCAAGCTGCGCGGCGACCAGCTGCGTGCGCTGCTGGCGCTGCTGGTGCTCGCGGTCGGCCTGCGGCTCGGCTTCGAGCTCGTCGTCACGCCGGTCGAGCCCTATTCGATCAGCCTGCCGAGCGGAGAGACCGGATGATCGGCCGCCGTCCCTCCCGAGCACGGATATCCGACCGGCTGTTGAACGCCGTGGCGGGGCTGCTGGCTTTCATGGCCCTCCTGGTCGGGCCGGCGCGGGCGCAGCTCGGCCAGGAGACCTTCGAGATCGGCCTGTCGACGGAGCAGATCGGCATCACCTCCGATTTCACCGGCGCGCGGCTCGTCGTGTTCGGTGCGCTCGACAATGCCGACGGCCGCATCCTGCGCGAGCAGCGCTACGACATCGTCGTGGCGCTGGTGGGTCCGCGCCGTCCGGTGGTCGTCCGCGAGAAGGAGCGCAAGCTCGGCATCTGGATCAATCGCGGATCGGAAAGCTTCGAAGCGCCCCCGTCCTCCTACGCCCTGGCCTCGACGCGGCCGCTTGCCGACATCATGAGCGAGGCGAACCGGGTCAACCTGTCGATCGGGATCGCCGATCTGCGCCTAGGCGGCGGCGGGGAGCCTGCTGCCGACGACGACGCGCAGACGGTGGTGGCCAATCGCGACGAGTACGCCACGGCGCTGCGGCGCATCCGCGAGAACAACGGCCTCTACAACCAGCGCTTCGGCGCCGTTCAGTTCGTCAGCCCGACGCTCTTCCGCGCTGACCTGCAGTTGCCGGCCGGGCTGCCGACCGGCGAGCACACCGTCCGCGCCTATCTGTTCCGCCAGGGGGTGTTCATCCGCGGCAGTACCGAAACGCTGACCGTCGTGAAGACCGGCTTCGAGAGCTTCATCTCCGGCTTCGCCCTCGAACACGGCATCCTCTACGGGATCGCCGCCGTGATTCTCGCCATCTTCACCGGCTGGTTCGGTCGCATCCTCTTCAAGCGCGACTAGATAGAAGCCGATGAGCGACGCCGATCCCACCGGAGCCCGATCCGCTGCCCCCGCCACGCCGGAGCAACCGCGCGACCGCGGCATCCGCGCCGCCTGGATCCTCGGCCTGGGCGGGCTGGTGCCCTTCGTCCTGATGACGGCGATGCTGGTGTATGCCGGCCGCGAGTTCATCGCCTACCGCCAGCTGATCCTTGCCTATGGGGGCTATTCGGCGACGATCCTCGCCTTCCTCGGCGGCATACGCTGGGGCGCGGCTCTGGACCCTGCCATGCGCCGCCCCGCGATCCTCGTCCTGTCGGTACTGCCGGCGCTGGGTGCCTGGTTCTTCCTGTTCCTGCCCAGCCCGTGGCTGTTCGCCGGCTTCGCGCTCTTCTTCCTGCTGCAGGGCGTCTGGGACGGCCTGGCGGCGCGGACGGCGGCCCTGCCGGACTGGTTCGGGCGCCTGCGCATGGTGCTGACGACGGTGGTGGTGCTCTGCCAGCTCGCCGCCTTCGCTTCCACCTACTGAGCGGCGCTAGCGGCAGAGCGAGCGGAACGGGATCGGATAGATCCGGGCGATGCCGATGACGTAGGCCTTGGCCCTGACCGGATCGAACAGGCCGTGGAAGGCGCGGTCCAGCACGTTCAACCCGCCGGTGGTGACGCCGAAGGACGGCAGGATCATCCGGTCGCCGTCGCTGGCGAAGCAGGCGCTGCGGCTCGACCGCCCGCCTGCCGAGACCTGCGCCACCGGGTGCAGGTGACCGGCCACTTCGCCGACGCGCAGCGACGGGCTCGGTTCGTGCCGGAAGGTCCACGGGCCGACGCCGATCGTCTCGTGCGTCTCGCCGCCGACATAGGCGGGTGGCTCCGGGTCGTGATTGCCGGCGATCCATATCCAGTCGCGGCCGGTCATCAGCCGGACGAGCACCTCGCGGAACTGCGCCGGCATGAAGGCGGCGCCGTGCCGATCGTGGAAGGAATCGCCGAGGCAGACCACCCGCAGCGGATCGTAGCGCTCGAGCGCCGCACCCAGAAGCGCGAGCGTCGCGGCCGTATCGTAGGGCGGCAGCATCATGCCGCGCCGGGCGAAGGCAGCGCCCTTCTCGAGATGCAGGTCGGAGACGACGAGCAGCCGTTCGGACGGCGCGTAGAGCACGCCCGACGGGTCGCAGGCCACGGTGCCACCCGCCAACTGCATTTCGACGGCCGGACAGTCCGTCCGTCGCTGCCGCCGCGCCAGTGCATTCATCCGCAGTGTTCCAGGTCGCATGGGTGATTCGCGTTTCGTTCCCATCCAAGCCATGCCGGACGGCGAAAACAAGGGGCGATCGGCCTCGCGGCGCGCGGGCGGCCCATCTTGCATCTCGCCAATCGGCCCGCGACCGCCTAGGATCGCTGCAGCGCACCACGTCCACTGACGCTGGCGCGACAGCGCGACGCAGCCCCTTGGCCGCGTCCCGTATAACCGCCGTCGCCATGGCCAGGCGCGGGCCGATCGCCGAATGGCCCGATGGGGAAACGCCGCATGCGCATCCGACTGGGCTGCGAGCTCGCCTACCAGCTGCCGGCGCCGACGCCGATGATCATCAATCTGAACGTGCATTATTCGCGCGTCGGCTCGCTGGAACGGCCGGATCACCTCGTCACGAAGCCCCCCGTGCCGATCACCAGCTACCGCGATAGCTTCGGCAACTGGTGCAACCGCCTCGTCGCCCCCGCCGGAGATTTCGTCCTCGGCACCGACGGCGTCATCCACGACGAGGGCCTCTCCGACCCGGTCGGGCTCGACGCGATCCAGCACGAGGTCGAGGACCTGCCGTCGGAAACGCTGCAGTTCCTGCTCGGCAGCCGCTATTGCGAGACCGACCTCCTGTCGAATGAGGCCTGGCGGCTGTTCGGTCACACCACGCCGGGCTGGGGCCGGGTCCAGGCGATCTGCGACTTCGTGCACAACCATGTCCGCTTCGGCTACGAGAATTCCCGCGCCACCCGCACTGCAGCGGAAACCTACGCCGAGGGCGTCGGCGTCTGCCGCGACTACACGCATCTGGCGGTCACCTTCTGCCGGGCGATGAACATCCCGACCCGCTACTGCACCGGCTATATCAGCGACATCGGCCTGCCGCCGCCCTATGCCTCGATGGATTTCGCCGCCTGGATGGAGTGCTATCTCGGCGGACAGTGGTGGACCTTCGATCCACGTAACAACGCGCCGCGCTTCGGCCGCGTGCTGATCGCGCAGGGGCGCGACGCCGCCGACGTGCCGCTGACCCACACGTTCGGGCAGAACACGCTGACCGGCTTCAAGGTCTGGATCCGGGAAGAGTCGGCAGACCAGGGCAAGTAGGCGAGAGCGGCCGTCCGCGGCGGTCCCCTTCAGGGCTGCTGCGCCCGTTTTTCCGCCGCCGCCAGCATCGCCGCGTGGACCTGCTGCTGCAGCGCGGCGGTCCGTGCCGCCACATTCCGCTGTGCCTCGCGCAGTGCCGCCGGCTCGAAGGGCACGGCCTGCAGCGCCGCGATCATGGCGCGCCGCGCCTGCCGCAGTTCGGCGATCCCGGCGACAAAGTCGGCCCGCCCCGCCGCGAGTTCCGCACGGATGGCACGGCGCAGTTCCGGCGGATAGGCGCCGATCGTGCCTTCGACCAGGGAAAGGCCAGGGCGTTCGCCCCGCCACTGCCCGAGGGCGTAGCCGAGGCCGACGAAATTGCCGACCAGCGACAGCAACAGCGCGATCGCGAGGAAGGGAATGATCCAGCGGCGCATGGCTCACGACCTCCCGGGCCAGAGCGGTGCCTCGTCCGGCGCAGCGAGCCCGGCGCCGGCGAAATTCCCCTCGGCGATCGCGAGCAGCAGCTCGTCCGGCACGCCCGCGCCCTGGGTGCCCAGCGCGTAGCCGATGCCGGTGGCGAGCACGACGACCGCAAGCGCCGACGCCGTCACCGGCGTCGGAGCCAGCCAATGGGCGAGGATGGTTTCGAGCCCTGATGAGGTCGGCGCGCTGCCGGCGGCGATGCGCCGGCGGACACCGGCGAGGATCACGGCTTCGTCCGGCGCCGAGAAGACGGCGCGCTCGACCACCCCGGCGATCACGGCGTCTGCCACGAGCCGCGCCCGTGCCACGTCATCCGTCGCCATCAGGCGCCGTGCATCCGCTCGTTTTTCGAGCGGCCAGGCACCGATATCCGGTCCGTAGCGCAGCAGGCAGTCGTCGAATGCTTCCCGGTCCATTTTCCTCATCCTGCTTGTCAGGGGTCGAGACGCTGCCGCAGCGTGCGGCGTGCCCGTACCAGCAATTGTTCGTAGGCGCCGATCCGGATGCCCATGGCCTGCGCGGCGCTGGCATTGTCCAGCCCGCCGGCGGCGCCGAGGAGGATCGCCATGCGCTGGCGCTCCGGCAGAAGGGCGATCGCCTCGCGGGCCTTCGCCAGCGCGTCGCGGCCCTCGGTCTGGCGCAGCGGGTCCGGGGCTTCGCTCGGCTCGGTCTCCTCGCGGGCGCCGAGGCCGACGAAGGCGCGGAAGGCGCGGCTGCGCCGCCGGTCGATGCAGCGATTGACCGCGATACCGTAGAGCCATGTCGCGACCGTTGCCGTTTCCGGCCGGTAGCGATCCGCGTGGCGCCAGGCGCGAAAGAACACGTCCTGCACGACCTCCTCGGCATCGGCGGCGTTGCCGAGGTAGCGCAGGCAAAATCCGCGCAGCCCGCCTCCGTGACGGGAGACGAGCTGCGTCAGGGCGCCCTGGTCGCCCGCCGCCATGCGGCGGACGATCGCGGCATCGGGCGCCCTGGATCGGTCGGAGCCGACGCCCGTCTGGAGGGGGTAGTCCATCGCGGCGGGCTCCGGCCCGAAATCGTGGCGTGACACGTCCGGCATGGTTCACGCCGGCGCCTGCATGCGGCTGTGATCGCGGCGAATCCTAGCGGATCCAGCGACCGCTGCGAACGACCGTGTAGCCGCGCGGGCCGGTCACCCGGCTGACGGTGCGGGCCCGATACGGTCCGACCGCGATGGCGCGGTCCGCCGAATAGGCTCGGCCACCCGGGCCGACGGCGGTCACCGAGCGATAGCAGCGGTCGACGAAGCCGGCGACGCAGCCCTGGGATACGGCATAGCTGCCGCCGCGCGGGCCGTAGTGGATCCGCTCGCCGGCCGCGGCGGGCAGGGCGAACGCGGCGCCGAGGCAGAGGGCGGCAAGGGCGGCGAGGGTCTTGTTGCGCATGGCATCACTCGTTGGGACGATGGGGGGTGGGGACAACCGGGCTCAGCGCCCGGCCAGCGCGTCGGCCGCTGCGGCAAGCTCGTCCTTGTCGAGCCGGCCGTCGCGGTTCTTGTCGGCGAGGTCGAACAACCCCGGCACCTGCATGAACTCGGCGCGGGAGATCCGTCCGTCGCCGTCCCGGTCGCGCCGCTCCATCCGGTTTTCCGAAACCGTGCGGGCGGCATTGATGCGCCGGCTCGCCCGCTCGCGGGCCGCCTCCACCTCGGCGCGGTCGAGCGCGCCGTCGCGGTTGGTGTCGAGGCGGGCGAAGCGCTTTGCCATCGCCGTCTCGAGCTCGCCTTTGTCGATGGCGCCGTCGCGGCTGGTGTCGATGCGCTGGAACAGGCGGGACATGACCAGCGACTGGGCGCTGGCGGCATTGATCGTGAAGGGCACCGCCATGGCGGCGATCAGGATGAGTCTCGGCTTGGTCATCGGGGCGGCTCCGTGGGACGACGGTCAGTGCCGTCTTCGGTCCCTGATACGCAGCCCGTGGCGGCGCCCTACGCGGGCTTTCGAGAAATTATTCGAGGGCGGCGGCGATCATCGCGTCCTCGGCCGCCTGCGCCAGCAGTTCGTCGCGCGCCTCGCCGACGACCCGCTCGCGGCCGATCTCCAGCATCACCGGCACGGCGAGCGGCGAGACCTGGTCGAGGTCCTTGTGGACGATGTGGTGCTTGATGCGGCCGAGCAGGTCGGCGACCCGGGCGACGTCGAGCAGGCCGGTGGCGGCGTCCGCCCAGGTCGCGCGCATCAATATGTGGTCCGGCTCGTGGCTGCGCAGCACGTCGTAGATCAGGTCGGCCGAGACGGTCACCTGCCGGCCGGTCTTCTCCTGGCCCGGATGGCGCTTCTCGATCAGCCCGGAGATCACCGCGCACTGGCGGAAGGTGCGCTTGAGCAGCCAGGAATCGGCCATCCACTCCTCGAGGTCGTCGCCCAGCATGTCCTCGTCGAACAGATCGTCGAGCGACAGGCGCCCGTCGGCGATCATCGCGCCCATCGGGCCGCGCCCCCAGATCGAGATGGCGTAGTCGGTGGCGACGAAGCCGAGCGGCTTGGCCCGCGCCTTCTCCAGCCGCCGGGTCAGCAGCATGCCGAGCGTCTGGTGGGCGAGCCGGCCCTCGAACGGGTAGAGCACCATGTGGTGCATGCGGCCGTTCGGAAAGGTCTCGACCAGGAGCTCGCCCGGGCCGGGAATCAGCGACTTGCGCTGCTGGATCTCCAGCCAGTGGGAAACC
It encodes:
- a CDS encoding TIGR02186 family protein; the encoded protein is MALLVGPARAQLGQETFEIGLSTEQIGITSDFTGARLVVFGALDNADGRILREQRYDIVVALVGPRRPVVVREKERKLGIWINRGSESFEAPPSSYALASTRPLADIMSEANRVNLSIGIADLRLGGGGEPAADDDAQTVVANRDEYATALRRIRENNGLYNQRFGAVQFVSPTLFRADLQLPAGLPTGEHTVRAYLFRQGVFIRGSTETLTVVKTGFESFISGFALEHGILYGIAAVILAIFTGWFGRILFKRD
- a CDS encoding DUF3429 domain-containing protein, coding for MSDADPTGARSAAPATPEQPRDRGIRAAWILGLGGLVPFVLMTAMLVYAGREFIAYRQLILAYGGYSATILAFLGGIRWGAALDPAMRRPAILVLSVLPALGAWFFLFLPSPWLFAGFALFFLLQGVWDGLAARTAALPDWFGRLRMVLTTVVVLCQLAAFASTY
- the pdeM gene encoding ligase-associated DNA damage response endonuclease PdeM, encoding MNALARRQRRTDCPAVEMQLAGGTVACDPSGVLYAPSERLLVVSDLHLEKGAAFARRGMMLPPYDTAATLALLGAALERYDPLRVVCLGDSFHDRHGAAFMPAQFREVLVRLMTGRDWIWIAGNHDPEPPAYVGGETHETIGVGPWTFRHEPSPSLRVGEVAGHLHPVAQVSAGGRSSRSACFASDGDRMILPSFGVTTGGLNVLDRAFHGLFDPVRAKAYVIGIARIYPIPFRSLCR
- a CDS encoding transglutaminase family protein, producing the protein MRIRLGCELAYQLPAPTPMIINLNVHYSRVGSLERPDHLVTKPPVPITSYRDSFGNWCNRLVAPAGDFVLGTDGVIHDEGLSDPVGLDAIQHEVEDLPSETLQFLLGSRYCETDLLSNEAWRLFGHTTPGWGRVQAICDFVHNHVRFGYENSRATRTAAETYAEGVGVCRDYTHLAVTFCRAMNIPTRYCTGYISDIGLPPPYASMDFAAWMECYLGGQWWTFDPRNNAPRFGRVLIAQGRDAADVPLTHTFGQNTLTGFKVWIREESADQGK
- a CDS encoding periplasmic heavy metal sensor; this translates as MRRWIIPFLAIALLLSLVGNFVGLGYALGQWRGERPGLSLVEGTIGAYPPELRRAIRAELAAGRADFVAGIAELRQARRAMIAALQAVPFEPAALREAQRNVAARTAALQQQVHAAMLAAAEKRAQQP
- a CDS encoding RNA polymerase sigma factor, whose translation is MDYPLQTGVGSDRSRAPDAAIVRRMAAGDQGALTQLVSRHGGGLRGFCLRYLGNAADAEEVVQDVFFRAWRHADRYRPETATVATWLYGIAVNRCIDRRRSRAFRAFVGLGAREETEPSEAPDPLRQTEGRDALAKAREAIALLPERQRMAILLGAAGGLDNASAAQAMGIRIGAYEQLLVRARRTLRQRLDP
- a CDS encoding EF-hand domain-containing protein translates to MTKPRLILIAAMAVPFTINAASAQSLVMSRLFQRIDTSRDGAIDKGELETAMAKRFARLDTNRDGALDRAEVEAARERASRRINAARTVSENRMERRDRDGDGRISRAEFMQVPGLFDLADKNRDGRLDKDELAAAADALAGR